CTACCTCAGTCATCTCCTCTACATTCATTGTGACTTTATCTATTGCCTCTTCAGCCATAAGTACATTTTTTCCTATACATAGTCCCAGTGTAACCAATGGCACTACCCATGGACAACTCAGTGTGAATGAAGGTATGAGACGCAGACATTAAACAGAGCTGTGAATGTTCATGATGCACTCAAAGTCACTTTTGACTTTGCAATAAAAACCCTTAGGAAACCCTTGCAGTGAAAGTGAAGAATATAATAAATGGTGGAAGAAAATCATGGCTATCTATCTCCTCCCTGTATTTCACCATTCAGTAGAGCTGGTGCTTTGATAGCACTAGCCTAGGTACTGCAGCCTTGGACACCTTACAAAGGAATGTAATAAAAGGAAAATCAATTCCTCTTTTAGGTAGCAATCTGGCTCATACAGATACTCACCATGTGCCAAGAGCCCCTTAGTTTCTCTCTTCTACAATGGACGTTTCTGTGGTGTCTGTCTTTATACGTGCAAGGCTTTCTTCCTTGTGCTGGACTTCAAGCAGATCCGTAAGCCCATGAATCCCTTGTGGATATTCGGCCAAAGTCTCTGTCtttcctatttttattttttcatttgtgtcTAATTGTTTCAGTGTGATTTTCTCCTCCATTGTCTCCATCTCTTGCTCCTCCGTTCTGTCATTCCCACCAGTGTGTCTCACTTTTGCCATTATCTCTTCCACAAGGACTGCTTCCTTCTCCACTACATCTGGGTGATATGCCATTTCCTGTGTCATGCCTTCTACCTCAGATGCTGCTTCCACCGCTTCCACTTCATCCCTCAGAGATGATGGTGTCATCAATTTCTCCACCTCAGGCAATGTTCTCTCTGATCTCATATCTTCTTCAGGTATTATCCCCTCTGTCATCACCTTCTGCTCTTCCAGtcctgcctccttctcttccATGCCCTCCTCATGTCCTGGGTCCCCTGTCTGCACCTCCCAGTCTGATAATACTTCTGCATTTTCTTTCTGACCAGGTTCTGATTTCTCTACTATCTCCTCCCCTTGTGATGGTGTTTCATTGCCCATTACTTTCCCATTGCCTGCTGCGTCCACTGACATTGCCTCTTCAGATTCTATTTCTGacattccctctccctctctctctgctgaTTCCTCAGCCACCCCCTCACCCACCTCCACTTCCTCCATTGCCATCTCCTCAGTTACCACCACACCCTCCACTGCTGCTCCCTCAGCCACTTCCTCTACATTTATTGTGGATTTATCTATTGCCTCTTCAGCAATAGGTACCTTTTTTTCTATTACCAACTTCTTTTCAGTAACTGCTATTTGGGACACCACCTTCTCTTCCGTTTCCTCTGTCACTTCCTCCTCACCAGCCTTCACCAATTCTTCTCCCATATATGGTGTTTCCTCAGGCACTGACTCCCCTATGTGTTTACCTTCTTCTACTACCTCCTCTTCAGATTCTGGGTCTTCTGCTACTTCTTCCTCTTCAGATGCATCCACTATGCTTTCCCCATCTTTGTGTGCTCCTTCCTCTATTGCAGTGTCCCTTTTTATTTCCCTGTCCAATGAGGTTTCTTCCCTCAGAGGTGGTGATTCCTCTACTTCTGACTCCTCTTCTGTGGCCTCATTTCTTGTCTCTCCCTCCTCTGGGGTTGTTTCCattacatcctcctcctcctcctcagatgtttctgctgctgctgcctcctccgCTTCAGACACTGCTTCACCGATGGGAACCTTTCTTGATTCTACTGATTCCTCTATTTCAGTTGCTGCTCCCAGTATGGGAACCTTCACTGATTCTACTGACTCCTCCAGAACAAATTCGGTCTCTCCCATAGTCTCCCATCCCTCAGAAGCTGCCTCCTGCACAACCTCCTCTCCTTCCAATTCTATCCCCTCTGCAACTTCCTTTCCTGCGGCGTCTGCCTTCTCTACAGCCTTCTCTGCCTGCGCAACTGAATCCTCCacaacctcctctccctcagattctgcctcctccacagcctcctcTGCCTCAGATGCTGCCTCCCCCACATCTTCCTTTCCCACACCTCCTGCCATCCCTACAGCCTCCTCTGCCTCAGATTCTGCTTCCTCCACAGCCTCAGGCACCTCCTCAACAACCTCCTCTCCTTCAGATGATACTTCCTCCACCACCTTTCCCTCACATGCTGCCTTTTCCACTGCCTCCTCTCCTTCATTTACGTCTTCCTCCTCAGCTACATTTCCCTCAGATGCCTCCTCTCCCTGAAATGCCATTTCCTTTCCTACCCTACTCTCTTCCAGATCTTCTTCCATTATAGCCTTCTCCTCAGATGCTTCTTCTTTTACTGTAAGTACATTCTCCATTGTCTGTCCCATCACAGTTGCTGCTTCTTTCTTAGCCAGTAAATCTAACTCCAGAGCTGTTTCATTGCCTGCCTCTTCAGTGTCAGTGGCTCCTTCCTCAGCTACAAACTCCTCCTGCTCAAGTGCTTTTTCCTCATCCACCATCTGCCCCTCTTGTACCCCTTGCTCTGCTGCCTTCTGCTTTTCACATGCTGTTGCTGCTTCTGCCAAGAAGGCTCCATCTGAGGAAATAACCAAAACATTAGTTTTATTGTAATAAATACGTTAATTTTAAGACTTTTTATGAAGTGATTATTAGAGATGCCATTGTTCCAAATCAGTGAAAGGATTTTAGGCTGGGCAATGTGGGGGGTAAACTTGgcctgctgcttcccaggatgcACCTGTCCTGTGGCTGTTTCCAGTGCTGTCATTCTGGCATCAGGCACAAATAATTGAAACAAAAATGATGTTGCATGGCCCAGAAGTGACCTCAGGGTACATAGAGGAAGTAGCCATAGGCTTGACACTGAGATTTAAATATGCAGAAATAGGTCATGCAAAATAAGCATGTACAGGAGACAGAATATACATCTGTGCATGCAAAATGGGTAATGATTTATGCACgtatggggcctgatcctatcctctttgaagtcaatggccaaagctttcattgaattcagtggtgcaggatcaagcctttggCAAGCACAATTACCTATTTGTGCCAGTGCCCCTGTGCCTGTACACATTATTCAAGATCTGGTCATATTTTTGGAAAAACTGGCCCTAAATGTCATTGAAGCGAATAAAAGAATCATGCTTTCCAGACACTGTGCTCTGGTGGGACATATGAAAAATCCAAAGTGGGGGAAAGGCCACCTTGCCCATAATACCTGCCTTTATTTGATTTATTCTACTGTCACCTTCTTATATTTCCACAACCCTCAGTCACTGTCTTCTTTAGCCTGGCTGGGCCTAAACATGTGTTCATGCTGCATCAGCCCATCTCTAAAATGTCTACCTAGAGATGGTTCCAATCCCTGGCCTGAAGCACATTGCTCTGTGGGCCACAGCCTTGGCACAGGAAGATGGATAGGTTCTCACCTTCCCCATTTGGCTCTCCCAGGACCTTCCGCCAGCCTACCCAGCTTCCTAAGATCACTTTCCTCGTTCTATATCAGCACTGACCCAAGAGAGGAATCAGTGGATGAACCCACATGGCTGCAGTGTTTCGTCCTGTCCTGCAGGTGGCATTGAACTCAGGAGGCTAGAGTTTACTGCTGTAAGTAGGTCCAtttgagcagaaaccaggggaagCATTGTGCAGCTAGAGAGGCTGAGAGCAGATGGGGAACAGGGTGGCAGTGATAGAACAGGTGAGAAAGGGAGTGCCCTGGAGTGGACAGAGAAGAgggcaagtgtaaaaaatcaggatactttttttggggggcaggggagaggggatatAGTCgcgtatataagacaaagcccctaacgTCGAGATGATCCCGATactattgggacatctggtcaccctagacagagAAAAGGATgggtggaggaagagagagagaaaagggggttGAGTTGGAGGGCGTGCAAGAGAGAAATCTAAATAAAAATCAATTGAAGCAGCAGCACTTTTTTCCTCTCACCTGACCACACATAATATGATCTCTAGTCATGTGACTAATACAGCTTAAAACCCCTACATTGCACTTTGCTGCCTGACAGAAATCCTGCCCTCCATCCTCCGCCAATACCCTCTCAGATAGATGTGCTTTGCAGTGAGTTGATTATTTATATTTACTGCcagcttcctcatttttatatgtCCCTCGGGTTTTAGACTTTTAACAGTGTTAAAAAATACCTGCTTCTCCATTCATTTATCAATCCCCATCATAATTTATAGAAAAAGGGGCTCAGACCAAAAATACCACATCCAGGCACTCCTGAATTTGGGTCACTTCAAATCTTCATCCAAACTCAGTCCAATTGCCAATAATTCTTAAAATGTCTAATAAATCATCTTTAAGTTTCATTTGCAATGTGAATAATGACTTATGTCATATGCTGCACCCTCTTTGAGGCAATAATCTCCTTCCTATTTTACTAAATGGTAGCCGGCACTGGACAAAGTATTCTGGGTTGGAAGTAACTAATACAATAaaccctttttcttttcctctgctAATGTGAACCTGAACccttatgtgaaaaaatactgtATGCTATGAGTACAATGAATGATGATAGTTTAGTGTCATCATCGCCCAATTATAACAGATTGGTGATGCGTTTAGTTTTGTTCACTGCAGTCAGCATATTCCACCTCCTTTCCTCCTCTGCTAAAAGAGCTTGTAGAGAGCTGCTTTTCTTGTCCCCTGCTTAAGACTAATTCGGTATTTTGCTCTTAATATGTAATTGAGCCATGGGACAGAGGCTGCTAATATTTGATTTTCAATGCAGAAAAAATAAACTGtatgtatttattaaaaatagCATTTAAAAACAGTCAGCTGGCTGGTCCATGAGCAGGGGTCCCTCTCCAAAGAATAGCTTTCATTCTAAATGTATCTCATTCAAAAGAGCAACTGGCATTACACAGCTGGGCAGAGCAGGCTagggcagggcagagctctgCCACCTGCAACATGCACATATACGCTTCACCACCTGCAACACGCACGTATATGCACACCCATATACGCTTCAGCTATCATCTTAGCACTAGCCACAGAACGAGCTGTGAAGTGCATTGTAGGCAAAGTCAGGTCTAGAAAATGTCTCTAGCTCTGATCCTGTTCCAGTCTGGTCACCTGTTTGACAGCAATTATCTCATATTGAAACATGGCTTCTTTATACAACTGGGATGAAACCCTGAGGGTCTGATTCTGAGCTCATGCTGGTCTACATcagtgtcactccattgacttcaaaggcgtTCTCTGTGATGTGAGAACAGAGTCAGGCCCAGAGAACGTTTTATTTCCTGGCTGAGGCTGCAAAGCACAACTAGAGTGTCTGAATACAGCAATACAGCTCTTTGAAACCACCTTTGTTCCCGGAGGCAACACAACTAACCAGCAACTAATATTATATTGAGTTAGGAAATGGACAAAATCCAGATATGAACATATGCTCTTTCAATAGACTGATGTGTTACAAACAGTTTTTGTTCTTTAATTGGAGATATTCTGGCTGTAGTTTGTAAGAAAACAAGCTCCATGGCAATTTTGCTAGACACCCACTGTTCAttagtaattatttttaataactgGGCCTTATATTTataggttaatttaaaaaaaaaaacatagtagaATCCACAAAAAGATAGTGATTTTTGGCCCATATGCCTGTGTAATTTAACAGTCTGCAGCAAATATTCTGGGAGCTGAAGTGCCGACGGCATCCATCTGTGCCATTATATTTAGAGTTCACAGAACAACACAATCAAACCTGACAAATTTTGGAATCTGAAAGCTTCTGTAATTCATGAAGGAGGAGAACAGGAATAAAGAAAGGTACTATCACAAAGAACTGCACCATTTACTTTATGGAAACATTGTCTATATTTATTTGAGTAGCCAAATGTGTATGTTACtgtaaatgtgaaaaataagtTGTCTATGCCTATGTGCTTTACTCACAAATCAGCTGCATTTTGCTAATGCCTAAAAGCAATGTCTTGTGTAATAAAGCTAGACAAACATCTAGGCCAAGGTTTCAAATAGTCATTAGTGCCTTTGGGTATCTCAATCTCTGGGCGCCCAACCTAAGCCACCTGAAACTCAAACTCCCTTTAAGTTGTCTGAAACTTGGCACCCAAAATTACcggtcatttttgaaaattttggccctagtgaatgaaaaagaaaattgaaTCCACCAGAAATGGTGGGTTCCAAACTCCCAGTCCAAGCATTCATCCGATGCAAAGCACTCTGCTATTCCAGAGGATACTGCAGCATCACTACTCTACCAGTgaactctttctttctttggggACAGAATATTCCAGGCATTTGAGAGGCCACCGTGATATATTCTGTGATAATCAGGTACAACCAGGGAAGTTAAAGTCAAACAATTTATGGCCTTATTCTTTTTTCCATTATGTGTCTCTGAACCTCACTTCTATTTTGAAGAACCACCTTAACATTTACGTTCATTAGGGTTTGTTGCGAACGTAACTTGGCTGACTCTAAAACCCAGAATAAAAATGCAGGGCTCGTCTGTTCAGCAATCCTTGGTTCTGATGTTAAAATCCTGGATTAAGATTCCAGGCAGGAACTGGTGAGTCCAGAGAAAATCCTGGATGGAAACCCTGGGAAAAGCCAAGTGCCAATTGAGGTTTTTGTTGTGTTACTATCAATAATGCCAAGCTCTAGGAAGGTGAGTTGGGGACACAATATAGTCTGTTGAACTCTAGGCTGGGACTCAGACAATTGGCACTTTCATTCATATTGACGATCATTCCAGTGAAAGGTGATACCTTTTCCATTCATATAAATAGAAGCATCCTGGCGTAAGACAGCATTTCCCAATTAGGCCTCATATTAACGTAAGGGTTGACAGGCTGGAAGCAAAGTGAAACTTACCAGATTCCTATTTTTTGAAGCAGTCTCCACTAGCAATCACTTTTTCATGGCCTCAACTCTTTATCCAGAATCACTGTCAGCTCCTAAATGGTATCAGTTTTGCAAGCTTCACCATTTTAGCGGCTAACTAATCAGTGCAACAATTTTATTCAGGggaggaaagaaaaggaaagcagAAGGCAGAGATGAAAAGTATGGAAAGGAAGGTGAAAGAGGGAACTAACTGTACTATAAATGGCTTTTCAATGCAGAGTGAAATTTAATCCAGGCCCCTGATCATATTAGTTGACCTCACCTTCTTTTATATCATGAGCTGTACTTGTTAAGTTCTCCTCTTCTTCATCTGTACTGGAATCACTGGGCTCAGGTTCAGAACTCAAACGATGACCATTTTCAATTGCCTCTGCTATTTTCTCTTGGACTGATTTGCAATCTTCAAAAAATATCACAAAATTATTAAACAAGGAGCAAGGAAGAAAAATAATCGAAAGCTTAAGGGAAAAGAGAATCATTCAGATGTCTGAAATTGGCTTAAAGAGCCGTATTATCAGTACAGGGTTAATTAAAATCCAGTAAGCCTTCACCAGTGATAATGCTTTGAAGTATATTAAAATCAAATGGCAACCCATTATAAAAATTCATGCAGGAGGATCTACAAACATACATGCAGAAATCAGCCACAAAAACATCACAAAGACACAAAACTACCTTTGCTAAGATGCTTTTCATGCACAAGCAACAAAATTGTTGGATGAACAGAAACCTTTTATTGTTCTGtgcctactttaaaaaaaaaacttacaccATATTTTTACATATTAAAGTTTTCATATACAGTTCTGATGATTCTTTAAATTCCTCACAGTAGTAGAATTGGCTGAAGACATAGTCTTATCTTGATGCATGGTCATACATGAATGTAAATCCCTATATATAGGCAGAGAAATATTTACTTCTCCTAAAAGCAACATCTATGATGTTTAAGATTTTGTTTCATAGTCAAGATATACGTGTTATATTTGTAGCATTATAGTTAAGGTTGTGCTATCCCTTCCATTAGCGTTGCATGTACCACATGCTAAGGAATAAAATTAGAGGATCATATACTTGTAAAATTACATTGGTTCTTTGTTaaaagaactatttacagagatgctgtaATGGCAGCTAGCACTGATTCTAGCCGTGCATATAATTaacttcctggtgcctcctccaaactcttccctcctgtaAACTGGGCTTTTCCCTCCAAATaccatgcaggttgctacaatTATAGCTTCAATTTCAAGAGGTATATAATATGGTTATATCGCATTTAATTTGTATTAAGGGAGATGTATTACCAACACTGCATTTCTGTCAGTCTAGCCCCATTTCCAAACCAACTCAGCGAACTTTCCTGCTTTCAGATAATGCTACTGCGTTATGGCAAATGCAAAGAAAATGATCTATGAGAAAAATAAAACCATTGGGAGGAGGGAGTGTATGGAGGGGAGAGGTTCCTCCTAGCTATGCATGGAAAATAACAGCTATTAAGGCTTTTGAGACTGGAGAATAAACACCAACATTGTTTAACCTTCTAGCTGTGTATATAATGGGGTTTAAGCTGCCTGGTATTTCAGAATTACTCATGGCAATGAGGGACTCTATTGAAAGGACTAAAGATGACATTTATGTCCAACTGGTTTTCAGGGGAGATTAGGGACCAGATGGTCACTAGTCAAActcccccccctttccctctcccccattcttatattcttcatTTCCCCCATTCTCTCTCCACATCTTGCCATTCTACTTTGTTTCCtttatattttccttttgtttttcctttctccgCCATTTATCTACAAcatctcctgcttctcctccctaccacagtcttctcagtgtcttccttcccccacactgtttcctcctctccttctcctccagTTCCCTGCCTCCTTAGCTCCCAGGAGCAATAGGACAAAATCAAGGAAGGACAAATTTAGTCTGAAGGGCAGGGAAAGCTTTCTAAGCATGATCGGTTTCAGGTTCCACAAGAGCCTCCCAAGGGAGATGAGAGACATCTTCACTTAAGGCTTTTAAATGGAGCCTGAACAAACCATACTGCAGGGAACAATCCCATGCAGGCAGGGAGGTGGACTGGATGGCACCTACTAGGTCCTTCCTGTCTCTAAATCTGTGATTagatgattatttttttcttccttctccttgttTTTTTCTCATCTCTTCCCCACACCTCAGCCTTCCTGCTATGCTGCTTCTCCCCATCTTCTCTGTTCTCTCTCCTCAGGCCTTACCTCCACCCACTCTTGTTCTGCTTAAATAATGTACTAGCCCCAGCGTGAAGCCACTGCACTTCCCTGGAGTTATTTGGACACTATACAAACCCCCTTCAGCATTTCAGGGCAGGGTCCTGACTAGGGTCTCTGGGCGCTATTGCAATATCAAAAGTAAATAACAACGATGATTAAACTCTGCAAACAAGAGGAGAAACCTTCACCCCTAGGAGACTCCTTTGCTGCATCAGAATAAAGAAGCATAGACAGCATTTTCTTCAGGCTCACTGAAGCCCCATAAGCTTTCTTAAATATGGTCCATACCTTATTACTTTGACCTGCTTATAGTCCTGCCGTTTGATTAGCTGGCAGTTCCCATTCTTCCCAGTTTACATATATGACAAGAGGGAGTATTGACAGTCAGTCAAAACACAGAGCCCCGCGCAGGATGACAAATACAGCACACAGTAATTCTGTCTCTTGGGATGAGTGACATCTCCTTCTTGTCACAAAGTCCACAAGATCAGAGAATACACAGCAGGTATTTACATACCTTCTAAAATCCTAACTCCCACATTTATGGTGCCTTCCCCAGCCTCAGCTGGCAGCTGAATAAGCCCACACAAGCTTTTCCTCTTATGGTCTCCTTTACATGTAAATTAATCTCTGGTTAATATTTCTGCACCATCTAAAACCAGACTAGTTAGCAGAAGCATAGTCAATAACTGGAACTGCTACCAGCCAACAGGGCAGAAACACCTGATATAGGAGGAAGGGCAGTGGCAACAGAAAATTTAACAAGGAAATAAAGGAGCCCAGGTGCAGAATAGAGGTAAGAGCCTAATTTTGCAACTGCTGCAAGATGCTGAACTGCTCACCTCTCATTGGCTCTCTCTGGAAGTGGATGCCAATCAGCAATTTTCAGGACTGGCCCAGGATCTCCTGTATTAGTGACCGGGGGTGATtgtgggatcaggccctaaagaaAGTTTGATTCCCAAGGTGGCATGTGCTACCCATCAAATCCTTTTTTCACAATGTTAGTTTCCTTTCAAAGAGGTCCTTGCCCTTATTTTTTCATTACTCACATGTCATTCCATGACAAATTCTTTATTTTCTCCCAAATTCACCATGACAATCCTGTACCGGCGGGGAGCTGGATTGGATGGGATCTACTAGGTCTTTCAtatctctaacttctatgattAAATGATTATTTTTGTCCACATAGCCCTTGTTTTGTCCTCATTTTCCCTAGTCTGCCTCTGAGTCTTAGACATTCTCCAGGCAGTAAAGATGCTGTAAGATTTGATGGAGAAGTATACGTTCTTTTATCTGTACTACGCTTATCCCCTCTGTCACTTACTCATCCTGACAACCGAAATAGGGCCTCTTAAAAAGAGAAGTCATCCCAAATGCGATGTTCATTCAAATCTATAACTACAGTATAAAATGACCGTTTAATGTCAGCACCCAGGAATTTGATCAAATAAGAACAATGGTCTTATTTTGTGCCAAAACCATAGCAGGTCATTAGCTCAGTACATAGGAttatccctttctcccccccccccccttttttttttattacaacacTTCATCCTACCTGTATGATTGAAATCATTAGCAATCTTCAACCACACTTAATACTTATCTAACAGTCTAATGGTGAAGTTGCTGAAGCTGAGATGCCTTATGCAAGTAAAAGGAATGTTTCAAGAAACACACACCTATAAATAATTCAATATAATCCCCGAACAGTAAATTATTCCCTCTTCTTCAATTCTGAATGCATAACATAGCAAAACCAAAACACAGTGCAATCCAAAGCAATCCAACACCAAGAGACTTGCAAATAATATAGCATAGTGTTCAACAGTGTTTGCTTTGCACACACAGTGCTATTTGATACATGCTGCACTCGAACAGAAAGCAATAGAAACAAACCACAAACATCTATTAAAACTAAATGAGAGCATTACATAATCCACTGCAAAATCGACATCCATAGAAATACAGTCAGAAATATTGTCTAGCAAGGCTTGTGACTCCCTTTCTTCACATCTGCATCACTAAGAAGGCCACTTCATTACTTTACATTGACATTCCCAGTATTATCAGGATACTCTCCCCGCTATCCAGATGAAATTCCGCACCAAGAACTTATATTCTTCCTACCTAAGTATGCAATCCTGCACTGCCTTACTCATGTGGGTATAGCTATACTCCTTGCCCAGCCCCCGAAACATCCCTCAATAGCTGTAAGATTGGAGCacaaatatccccattttacaaactgccaaactgaggcatggggaggttaagtgatttgctcctGGTGAGAGtgtgtcagtgacagagccagagaCAGAAACCATGTCTGTTGACTCTCAATGTGGTTGTCTATGCACTGCACCATGATATACGAGAGATTTTTAGGAGTCCTTATGGAAACTGGAATTATAAGAATGACAAACCAGTTCATCTGAGCTGGCATATGAATTCTCTAGGACTTCCTATGCTTGAGATCTAAACGGGCACTGAGCTTTATAAAATCACATGAGATGTCAAACCTAAGGGTATTGTGGtccatgaaaaaaaatatataaatctaTTATCACATACTGCCCCAATGAGTGATAGAGATGAAAAAAGAATAGCCAAACCTTACATTGGAAAACCCATAAAATCAAACAAGCAATGAACTTACAGCACATCACTGGTGGTTATTTGGCACACACAGCAAAATGACATTCTAACAGTTTTACATTGTACACCAAGAATAGTCCAATAACTGAATTGCTCATGCTATATCAAAATGCCATCTCGATCACTAATGGTAAGAGCAAATGACACAACACTTACATGCACTGGACACATCACATCTCCACCAGGAGACAGTACTTACCACCTCCTTCATCAACCTCAGGAGGATCCTTGTTTGTAGCCTCTGCTTCCACAGTGCTGCCTTCCAAATGCACTAGAACAACCTCCTCCCCATCTTCCCTCGTGTTGCTTCCATCCTCCCCCCCCTCGTCCCTTGCATTATTTTCTATTGACCCTACATGTCTGCGTTCCCCATTGAGTTCATCTGTGCCTTGATGATGTATTTCCATCATACTTCCATGAAGAACCTCAACTTCTTCCCTCATCACAGCCTCTGCTTTTGTCTCTTCTGCTTCATccatttcttcctcctccactGCATCAATTTCCTGATTTCCCTCAGGTTTGCTTTTCCAAGTCTCATTTCCATACTTCTCACTTGTCGCTGTCCTGTCAAGGTCTTCCTTTTCATTGCCCTTAACATGGTCTTTCATCTTTTCAGCTTCAGAGTCATCTTCACTGctatacagagtactgctggatGAGAGAGAGGATGCAGACTTCCTATCTACAAACAGTAAACataatttcattttaatatttttctataACGCATCTGTCCTCACTGTGCACCAGTTCATTTAGCTGTGCCCGAAGAGCCAGGTCCTCATCTGGGGTAAAGTGCCATTGTTCTGCtttagaccagctgaggatctggcacaaaATGCCTAATAATTATATAGATAGGTCCATTACCCGAAACTAACAACAAGCAGTTAATCAAAGccacttaatatattttatttcggATAATGTAACCATACCACAGGAAATCTCTACCAATGATACATGAGATCTGCTTCCAAAGACCACCTCTGAAAGCAGTTGGAAAGGGGTGACAACAAATTCCTGCTGTATTCGACAAGAAGTTTCAACAGTCAGAGTTCTTCGGCACATTCATAACATCTCGGTGGATCTATTAGAAATCTCTTGTGGACCACACAGGAATCAACACCACGCAGTATTAATCCTTGCTGTTTACAATGTAGTTCTGGTTTTCTAGCACCCCTCACATCCAGACACGCCAGACCcgcaaaaaaaatgcagaaattgggcttgtttttggcttaattggcttgtagtttgtttggcttgtagcttgttgcttctttttttttatcagctcccggcaagcagggacaagggggggcaggaggggggagggagagtaagggc
This Chrysemys picta bellii isolate R12L10 chromosome 8, ASM1138683v2, whole genome shotgun sequence DNA region includes the following protein-coding sequences:
- the ERICH3 gene encoding glutamate-rich protein 3 isoform X2; this encodes MNHPHPGSLATYNSLTDRHLAGYFSNTRIRRHLQRSGLISRSGRIISEKEYRLNAMRKDHQRYVRECLAQAIFHKVLDMERHHQLEIKRKLENVVRKERVQRIKVERSRRSVEDINPLLSPHPPAGPRNHYGRHALIEGEQSGPSQSSSSPRPNTAPGNMQRPVRLQPLPGYPTAGSTPKTSSRSKQKLLELEHDHQFPNGGEKNMMRLMNSVDYSAGLSPYQLPIINNYVIPVPPPPQKGDKNIKGVRHGTSRGRRFRPTTAPNGLEQLLTKDSGKFHKPSLHSNASVTMIYLGKSVHLSHDDTDYRDEIKVYQQHCGGENLCVYKGKLLEGETFHFTSKRHHGFPFSLTFFLNGIQMDRLSSCCEYKHRKGARLGGKHGYFGFVNVDRASPCYRCIIAMGLDKNPSPPKKKMKEDYGEKQEDSVKDEEHNEPSEGSIEQEATKHLTVEISSAHGEGKEPAEDSVEIAEEEREEETQEGPEDESEDDQENASKDEYDEDFEADEEKSDEKVNEEGQADDQMNGMSKSPSDDEKDNLDHEKESKSSSQKALQAADSEKDESDGYSNSDSEEDKQDRKSASSLSSSSTLYSSEDDSEAEKMKDHVKGNEKEDLDRTATSEKYGNETWKSKPEGNQEIDAVEEEEMDEAEETKAEAVMREEVEVLHGSMMEIHHQGTDELNGERRHVGSIENNARDEGGEDGSNTREDGEEVVLVHLEGSTVEAEATNKDPPEVDEGGDCKSVQEKIAEAIENGHRLSSEPEPSDSSTDEEEENLTSTAHDIKEDGAFLAEAATACEKQKAAEQGVQEGQMVDEEKALEQEEFVAEEGATDTEEAGNETALELDLLAKKEAATVMGQTMENVLTVKEEASEEKAIMEEDLEESRVGKEMAFQGEEASEGNVAEEEDVNEGEEAVEKAACEGKVVEEVSSEGEEVVEEVPEAVEEAESEAEEAVGMAGGVGKEDVGEAASEAEEAVEEAESEGEEVVEDSVAQAEKAVEKADAAGKEVAEGIELEGEEVVQEAASEGWETMGETEFVLEESVESVKVPILGAATEIEESVESRKVPIGEAVSEAEEAAAAETSEEEEEDVMETTPEEGETRNEATEEESEVEESPPLREETSLDREIKRDTAIEEGAHKDGESIVDASEEEEVAEDPESEEEVVEEGKHIGESVPEETPYMGEELVKAGEEEVTEETEEKVVSQIAVTEKKLVIEKKVPIAEEAIDKSTINVEEVAEGAAVEGVVVTEEMAMEEVEVGEGVAEESAEREGEGMSEIESEEAMSVDAAGNGKVMGNETPSQGEEIVEKSEPGQKENAEVLSDWEVQTGDPGHEEGMEEKEAGLEEQKVMTEGIIPEEDMRSERTLPEVEKLMTPSSLRDEVEAVEAASEVEGMTQEMAYHPDVVEKEAVLVEEIMAKVRHTGGNDRTEEQEMETMEEKITLKQLDTNEKIKIGKTETLAEYPQGIHGLTDLLEVQHKEESLARIKTDTTETSIVEERN